A part of Pectinatus sottacetonis genomic DNA contains:
- the metA gene encoding homoserine O-acetyltransferase MetA, with protein sequence MPIKIPNNLPATQILESENIFVMDAERAYKQDIRPLRILILNLMPLKTVTETQLLRLLGNTSLQVEVDFIYTKSYMPAHTSEDYLTEFYGTFEDVKDNIYDGFIMTGAPVEQMEYEDVAYWEEVCQIMKWSETHAFSSFHICWGAQAGLYYHYNIPKYSIAPKIFGVYKHHLLVEHEKLFRGFDDEFYVPHSRHTEVRRSDIEKVPELTILAESDSRCGVYAVANLTKRQFFITGHAEYDPLTLKWEYERDIKAGIKVQIPCNYYPDDDPAREPVVKWRSVANLLFANWLNYYVYQETPYDLSKLNMVPGHWTNGIREIKIKESH encoded by the coding sequence ATGCCGATAAAAATACCAAATAATCTGCCAGCTACCCAGATTTTAGAGAGTGAAAATATCTTTGTAATGGATGCTGAACGGGCTTATAAGCAGGACATCAGGCCGCTGCGGATACTCATACTTAATTTAATGCCATTGAAGACGGTCACTGAAACGCAGCTTTTACGATTGCTGGGCAATACTTCACTGCAGGTGGAAGTTGATTTTATATATACAAAGTCTTATATGCCGGCACATACATCAGAAGATTATTTGACGGAATTTTATGGAACGTTTGAAGATGTCAAGGATAATATTTATGATGGTTTTATAATGACAGGAGCACCTGTAGAACAGATGGAATATGAAGATGTGGCGTATTGGGAAGAAGTGTGCCAGATTATGAAGTGGAGTGAAACGCACGCGTTTTCTTCTTTTCATATTTGCTGGGGGGCACAAGCTGGATTATATTATCATTATAATATTCCTAAGTATTCAATAGCACCAAAAATCTTTGGTGTGTACAAACATCACTTGCTGGTTGAGCATGAAAAATTATTTCGTGGCTTTGATGATGAATTTTATGTGCCACATTCACGCCATACTGAGGTAAGGCGCAGCGATATTGAAAAGGTACCGGAGCTTACTATACTGGCAGAGTCAGACAGCCGCTGCGGGGTTTATGCTGTGGCAAATTTAACAAAACGACAGTTTTTTATAACAGGTCATGCTGAATATGATCCTTTGACGCTTAAATGGGAATATGAACGTGATATAAAAGCAGGAATAAAAGTGCAGATTCCCTGTAATTATTATCCTGATGATGATCCTGCGCGGGAGCCGGTTGTTAAATGGCGTAGTGTTGCAAATTTATTGTTTGCTAATTGGCTCAATTATTATGTATATCAGGAAACACCTTATGATTTGTCAAAACTTAATATGGTCCCAGGTCATTGGACTAATGGTATCAGGGAAATCAAAATAAAAGAATCTCATTGA
- a CDS encoding radical SAM protein, which produces MKRCSLCPRQCRVSRNDGDLGFCGAAIEPEVALVSVHKWEEPCISGKKGAGTVFFSHCNMRCVFCQNYEISANGYGIRVSEERLAEIFLEQQQRNVECIELVTPMHYAETVVKALAKARKKGLCIPVVYNSNGYESADTIELFADYVDVFLPDLKYFSDVPAVKYSNAPDYFKTASAAIKKMFSITGPFVMEDKMMKKGVLVRHLILPWLYKDSIRIVKWLWENFGDNIYISLMNQYVPMYRAKEFSKINRKITTYEYQKVIDAALELGIKNCFVQERGTSSKKFVPDFNGQGVKRTV; this is translated from the coding sequence ATGAAAAGGTGTTCATTGTGTCCACGACAGTGCAGGGTGAGCCGTAATGATGGCGATTTAGGCTTTTGCGGTGCTGCGATTGAACCGGAAGTGGCACTGGTCAGTGTGCATAAATGGGAAGAACCATGTATTTCGGGAAAAAAAGGAGCGGGTACGGTCTTTTTTTCTCATTGTAATATGCGGTGTGTATTTTGTCAGAATTATGAAATAAGTGCCAATGGATATGGAATAAGGGTAAGCGAAGAACGCCTGGCAGAAATATTTTTGGAACAGCAGCAAAGAAATGTGGAGTGTATAGAGCTTGTCACTCCTATGCATTATGCGGAAACAGTGGTAAAAGCATTGGCTAAGGCACGCAAGAAGGGACTTTGTATCCCGGTAGTATATAATTCAAATGGCTATGAATCAGCAGATACGATTGAGTTGTTTGCTGATTATGTGGATGTTTTTCTGCCGGATTTGAAGTATTTTTCGGATGTGCCGGCGGTAAAGTATTCTAATGCCCCGGATTATTTTAAAACGGCAAGTGCAGCTATTAAAAAAATGTTTTCAATAACAGGGCCTTTTGTCATGGAAGATAAAATGATGAAGAAGGGTGTTTTAGTGCGCCATTTAATTTTACCGTGGCTGTATAAGGATAGTATAAGAATTGTTAAATGGCTGTGGGAAAATTTCGGGGATAATATTTATATAAGTTTAATGAACCAGTATGTACCAATGTACAGGGCGAAGGAATTTTCAAAAATCAATCGGAAAATTACAACGTATGAATATCAAAAGGTTATTGATGCGGCTCTTGAGCTGGGAATAAAAAATTGTTTTGTACAGGAGCGGGGTACTTCTTCTAAAAAGTTTGTTCCTGATTTTAATGGACAGGGAGTAAAAAGGACAGTTTGA
- a CDS encoding HAD family hydrolase: MKAVIFDMDGVIIDSEILHTKTKIETLAEYGIECSREQCLPYFGRSANDFFGDFIRRSGKDISLEKIVARKHELFLNCAAESDNVPAIDGVVELITKLHENGVPLALASSSARRNIETFLKKLNIFSYFNVILSGAELPESKPNPAIYLLAADKLGMAPCDCVVFEDAAAGVIAAKKAGCYCIAYCNPDYKMCQQDVSAADMKIDSFRKISVGYLAGLRA, from the coding sequence ATGAAAGCAGTAATATTTGATATGGACGGGGTTATTATTGACAGTGAGATTCTCCATACAAAAACAAAGATTGAAACTCTGGCAGAATATGGGATAGAATGTTCGCGGGAGCAGTGCCTGCCTTATTTTGGCCGTTCGGCTAATGATTTTTTTGGAGATTTTATCAGAAGATCGGGAAAGGATATTTCCCTGGAGAAAATTGTAGCAAGAAAACATGAGTTGTTTTTAAATTGTGCGGCGGAAAGCGATAATGTGCCGGCAATAGATGGTGTGGTGGAGTTAATTACTAAGCTGCATGAAAATGGGGTTCCGCTTGCTTTGGCATCATCTTCAGCACGACGCAATATAGAAACGTTTTTAAAGAAATTGAATATATTTTCTTATTTTAATGTTATTTTAAGTGGAGCGGAGCTGCCGGAAAGTAAACCAAATCCGGCTATATATTTATTGGCAGCTGATAAGCTGGGCATGGCTCCCTGTGATTGTGTCGTTTTTGAGGATGCAGCGGCAGGCGTAATTGCGGCTAAAAAGGCTGGATGTTATTGTATAGCTTATTGTAATCCTGATTATAAGATGTGCCAGCAGGATGTGTCAGCTGCGGATATGAAGATAGATTCTTTCCGCAAAATTTCTGTTGGATATCTGGCAGGGCTGCGGGCGTAA
- a CDS encoding OmpH family outer membrane protein: MKKVFSVVFTAVFAICVLGFFSPAQASAASLGSLNIREVLASYPDVQTTNAAIDLERQKAQTEFNKKAASLDEKGKKELFEKINAQVETRQEELLKPIREKIKKAVEAVAKEKGLDTIVDASVIIYGGQDITKDVIEKLKTM, translated from the coding sequence ATGAAAAAAGTTTTCAGCGTTGTTTTTACAGCTGTTTTTGCTATATGCGTTTTGGGATTCTTTTCACCAGCACAAGCATCAGCAGCCAGCTTAGGATCATTAAATATCAGAGAAGTATTAGCTTCCTATCCTGACGTACAAACTACAAACGCTGCCATTGATCTCGAACGTCAAAAAGCCCAGACTGAATTCAATAAAAAGGCTGCATCACTTGATGAAAAAGGCAAAAAAGAACTTTTTGAAAAAATCAACGCTCAGGTTGAAACTCGTCAGGAAGAACTTTTGAAACCAATAAGAGAAAAAATCAAAAAAGCAGTTGAAGCTGTAGCCAAAGAAAAGGGTCTTGACACTATAGTTGATGCTTCCGTTATTATTTATGGCGGTCAGGATATCACTAAAGACGTAATAGAAAAATTAAAAACGATGTAA
- a CDS encoding metallophosphoesterase gives MKILILHLSDLHIRDKYTISTEKINKLGEAVSQFRDKIDECIIVLSGDIVFSGKCSQYGVAKYLLGKFISIVSDKLNIDTFIQILVVPGNHDMNYDNVKIKSQDIEDWFSVNSKELLYNDSSKGLDEFYLFASRKHCFTDCNIFLHKKILQFGTLKMRVNLINSAIFSTLDNDKGLHYIPENSIEELYLTENEDNDKCNIVLTIMHHNYEWFAECIKGKLEEALYAGTSILLVGHEHNPRCFNNKYTDVNSNLCIIDGGVLDDVNKSSFNIAVIDTDINKIQVKKYAWKSKEVLYGFYKEENNSEYVLSRKKCRKDWIYPKPETIKAMQEDKKYKITKNILDYYIFPRLEKDDDTKKDMEICDLDSFIKTLEKENYLLIKGYSDSGKSIFAQYIFLNFSKNGKIPIIFYGDDFSKRKLNTIIKTTFIEQYGDNNYEYDRFLQVAKEKRIAVIDDFDKINSDLVEDVIANIFEEFGKVIILSQELYETDIVKKAQEKYILDSRFNVYTLTEFYSDKRLELIKKIISVKISKELENKDNKEDIAKDIENFISNQIRLFNRNPDFIIQYVLYFIKEAGECKNNNYDIFNMVFEHNIMTAIQNEDKSMSVNTYFYVLDELAYVIHFEKKYPLKQETFNSIIEQYNIDYDQNINSKTFFEVLKKSKILEEGNGWNIVFSNNNYLAFFVARKLSRLYTSDVEKAKKAIEDVIENICFGINGNILLFLSYIKQHTGILDYVYNAAFKYIDNWDEFNFEDDNYNISYIEDFRINKEVKAPDDDERKQIKRSKIKAESQISVVQESKDVDIYKYDDESKKNNSYQLSKAMQLLRLIAATLPNFSYMLLATKKENIVHMIYSYTNKIIYRWFNEVDKNFDNLIEYIWKSIKEIKIDENENMPSKNDLKIFFQDYTIASILALYKDIASVSVNKDTINLFDKYKNDNNNTYNIQNLIMEEQVGRIESFLKKVDNLHQHEKPLLKTMVLRIIRSYLLLHEDLDKERERYLKQKYLTDEVRKDILLTKVKRING, from the coding sequence AAAATATTTATTAGGTAAATTTATTTCAATTGTTAGTGATAAATTAAATATTGATACATTTATTCAGATATTAGTTGTGCCAGGAAATCATGATATGAATTATGATAATGTAAAAATAAAATCACAAGATATAGAAGATTGGTTTTCAGTAAACTCAAAAGAGTTATTATATAATGATTCATCTAAAGGATTAGATGAATTTTATTTATTTGCTAGTAGAAAGCATTGTTTTACAGATTGTAATATTTTTTTGCATAAAAAAATATTACAATTTGGAACACTGAAAATGCGAGTTAACTTGATTAATTCAGCAATTTTTTCTACTTTAGATAATGATAAAGGGCTGCATTATATTCCTGAAAATAGTATTGAAGAATTGTATTTAACTGAAAATGAGGATAACGATAAATGCAATATAGTATTAACTATTATGCACCATAATTATGAATGGTTTGCAGAATGCATAAAAGGTAAATTGGAAGAAGCATTGTATGCAGGAACATCAATATTATTAGTGGGGCATGAGCATAATCCAAGATGCTTTAATAATAAGTACACAGATGTAAATTCTAATTTGTGTATAATTGATGGTGGCGTATTAGATGATGTCAATAAGAGTAGTTTTAATATTGCGGTTATTGATACAGATATAAATAAGATACAAGTAAAAAAATATGCATGGAAAAGTAAAGAGGTTTTGTATGGGTTTTATAAAGAAGAAAATAATTCAGAATATGTTTTAAGTAGAAAAAAATGTAGAAAAGATTGGATTTATCCAAAACCAGAAACTATTAAGGCGATGCAAGAAGATAAAAAATATAAAATTACAAAAAACATTTTAGATTACTATATTTTTCCTAGATTAGAAAAAGACGACGATACAAAAAAAGATATGGAAATTTGCGATTTAGATAGTTTTATTAAAACATTAGAAAAAGAAAACTATTTATTAATCAAAGGATATTCTGATTCTGGAAAGTCAATCTTTGCACAATATATATTTTTAAATTTTTCTAAAAATGGGAAAATACCTATTATATTCTATGGAGATGATTTTTCTAAACGTAAATTAAATACAATAATAAAAACAACATTTATAGAACAATATGGTGATAATAATTATGAATATGATAGATTTTTGCAGGTAGCAAAAGAAAAAAGGATAGCAGTAATTGATGATTTTGATAAAATTAATTCTGACTTAGTAGAAGACGTAATAGCTAATATTTTTGAAGAATTTGGTAAGGTTATTATTTTATCTCAAGAGCTATATGAAACAGATATAGTAAAGAAGGCACAAGAAAAATATATATTAGATTCGCGATTTAATGTATATACTCTGACAGAATTTTATTCTGATAAGAGATTAGAGTTAATAAAAAAAATAATTTCAGTAAAAATTTCTAAAGAACTAGAAAATAAAGATAACAAAGAAGATATAGCAAAAGATATTGAAAATTTTATTAGTAATCAAATAAGATTATTTAATCGTAATCCAGATTTTATAATTCAGTATGTATTATATTTTATAAAAGAAGCAGGAGAATGCAAAAATAATAATTATGATATATTTAATATGGTTTTTGAACATAATATTATGACAGCAATTCAAAATGAAGATAAATCTATGTCAGTGAATACATACTTTTATGTATTGGATGAACTTGCGTATGTCATACATTTTGAAAAAAAATATCCATTAAAACAAGAAACGTTTAACAGCATAATCGAGCAGTATAATATAGACTATGATCAAAATATTAATTCAAAAACATTTTTTGAAGTTTTAAAAAAATCTAAAATTCTAGAGGAAGGTAATGGATGGAATATAGTCTTTTCAAATAATAATTATTTGGCATTTTTTGTTGCAAGAAAACTTAGTAGGTTATATACATCAGATGTTGAGAAAGCAAAAAAAGCAATTGAAGATGTCATAGAAAACATTTGTTTTGGTATTAATGGAAATATCTTGTTATTTCTATCATATATTAAACAACATACTGGTATATTAGATTATGTTTATAATGCTGCGTTTAAATATATTGATAATTGGGATGAATTTAATTTTGAAGATGATAATTATAACATATCATATATAGAAGATTTTAGAATAAATAAAGAAGTGAAAGCTCCTGATGATGATGAAAGAAAGCAAATAAAAAGAAGTAAAATAAAAGCAGAAAGTCAAATTAGCGTAGTACAAGAAAGTAAAGATGTTGATATTTATAAATATGATGATGAATCGAAAAAAAATAATAGTTACCAATTATCAAAAGCAATGCAATTATTAAGATTAATTGCGGCTACATTACCCAATTTTTCATATATGTTATTAGCTACAAAAAAAGAAAATATTGTTCATATGATTTATAGCTATACTAATAAAATTATATATAGGTGGTTTAATGAAGTTGATAAAAATTTTGATAATTTAATAGAATATATATGGAAATCAATAAAAGAAATAAAAATAGATGAAAATGAAAATATGCCTTCTAAAAATGATTTGAAAATTTTTTTTCAAGATTATACTATTGCTAGTATATTAGCTCTTTATAAAGATATTGCTAGCGTCTCAGTAAATAAGGATACTATTAATTTATTTGATAAATACAAAAATGATAATAATAATACTTATAATATACAAAATTTGATAATGGAAGAACAAGTAGGAAGAATTGAATCATTTTTAAAAAAAGTAGATAATTTGCATCAGCATGAAAAACCATTATTAAAAACTATGGTATTACGTATTATTAGATCATATTTACTATTACATGAAGATTTAGATAAAGAACGGGAACGTTATCTAAAACAAAAATATTTAACTGATGAGGTACGAAAAGATATATTATTGACTAAAGTAAAAAGAATTAATGGATAA